A region from the Felis catus isolate Fca126 chromosome F1, F.catus_Fca126_mat1.0, whole genome shotgun sequence genome encodes:
- the SLC27A3 gene encoding solute carrier family 27 member 3: protein MAGLLLLPPLLLLPPLLLLLRTLHIWPRLRWLAADLAFAVRVLRCNRALRARALAAAAADPRGPEGGCSLAWRLAQLARQRPAHVFLIHGARRFSYAEAERQSNRAARAFLRARGWDAGPGGGAGNERAGAAAPLTPGATVALLLPACPEFLWLWFGLAKAGLRAAFVPAALRRGPLLHCLRSCGARALVLAPELLESLEPDLPALRAMGLHLWAAGPETRLAGISDVLAEASAEADEPVPGYLSAPQSVMDTCLYIFTSGTTGLPKAARISHLKILQCQGFYQLCGAHQEDVIYLALPLYHMSGSLLGIVGCLGIGATVVLKSKFSAGQFWDDCQQHGVTVVQYIGELCRYLVNQPPSQAERGHKVRLVVGSGLRPDTWERFVRRFGPLQVLETYGLTEGNVATFNYTGQPGAVGRASWLYKHVFPFSLIRYDVTTGEPVRDTQGHCVATSTGEPGLLVAPVSQQSPFLGYAGGPELDRGKLLKDVFRPGDVFFNTGDLLVCDDQGFLRFHDRTGDTFRWKGENVATTEVAEALESLDFVQEVNVYGVTVPGHEGRAGMAALVLRPPHSLDLEQLYSHVSENLPPYAWPRFLRLQESLATTETFKQQKVRMTKEGFNPSALSDPLYVLDRAGGAYLPLTPARYSALLAGDLRI, encoded by the exons ATGGCCGGGctcctgctgctgccgccgctgctgctgctgccgccgctgctgctgctgctgcggacGCTGCACATCTGGCCGCGGCTGCGCTGGCTAGCGGCGGACTTGGCCTTCGCGGTGCGCGTCCTGCGCTGCAATCGGGCTCTCCGGGCGCGCGCCctggccgcggccgccgccgacCCGAGGGGCCCCGAGGGGGGCTGCAGCCTGGCCTGGCGCCTCGCGCAGCTGGCCCGGCAGCGCCCCGCGCACGTCTTCCTCATTCACGGCGCGCGACGCTTTAGCTACGCGGAGGCCGAGCGTCAGAGCAACCGGGCTGCGCGCGCTTTTTTGCGCGCGCGGGGCTGGGACGCGGGGccgggcggcggcgcggggaaCGAGCGGGCCGGCGCCGCGGCCCCTCTGACCCCCGGGGCCACCGTGGCGCTGCTGCTCCCCGCCTGCCCGGAGTTCCTGTGGCTCTGGTTCGGGCTGGCCAAGGCCGGCCTGCGCGCGGCCTTTGTGCCCGCCGCCCTGCGCCGGGGTCCCCTCCTGCACTGCCTCCGCAGCTGCGGCGCGCGCGCGCTGGTGCTGGCGCCAG AGCTCCTGGAGTCCCTGGAGCCTGACCTGCCGGCCCTGAGAGCCATGGGGCTCCATCTGTGGGCTGCAGGCCCCGAAACCCGTCTGGCCGGAATCAGCGATGTGCTGGCGGAGGCCTCAGCCGAAGCGGATGAGCCGGTGCCCGGGTACCTATCTGCCCCCCAGAGCGTAATGGACACGTGCCTGTACATCTTCACCTCCGGCACCACGG GCCTCCCCAAGGCTGCACGGATCAGCCACCTGAAGATCTTGCAGTGCCAAGGTTTCTACCAGCTGTGCGGTGCCCACCAGGAGGATGTGATCTACCTTGCCCTCCCGCTCTACCACATGTCTGGCTCCCTACTGGGCATTGTGGGCTGCCTGGGCATTG GGGCCACAGTGGTGCTCAAGTCCAAGTTCTCAGCTGGCCAGTTCTGGGACGACTGCCAGCAGCACGGGGTGACGGTGGTCCAGTACATCGGGGAGCTGTGCCGATACCTCGTCAACCAGCCCCCG AGCCAGGCGGAACGGGGGCATAAGGTCCGACTGGTGGTGGGCAGCGGGCTGCGCCCGGACACCTGGGAGCGTTTTGTGCGGCGCTTCGGGCCGCTGCAGGTGCTGGAGACGTATGGCCTAACGGAGGGCAATGTTGCCACTTTCAACTACACGGGCCAGCCAGGTGCTGTGGGGCGTGCTTCCTGGCTTTACAAg catgtcttccccttctctttgATTCGCTATGATGTCACCACAGGGGAGCCGGTTCGGGACACCCAGGGGCACTGTGTGGCCACATCTACAG GTGAGCCTGGGCTGCTGGTGGCCCCAGTGAGCCAACAGTCCCCCTTCCTCGGCTATGCTGGGGGACCAGAGCTGGACCGTGGGAAGCTGCTGAAGGACGTCTTCCGGCCTGGAGATGTTTTCTTCAACACTGGGGACCTGCTGGTCTGCGATGACCAAGGCTTTCTTCGCTTCCATGATCGTACTGGAGACACCTTCAG GTGGAAAGGGGAGAACGTGGCCACGACCGAGGTGGCGGAGGCCTTGGAGTCCCTGGATTTTGTTCAGGAGGTGAACGTCTACGGAGTTACCGTGCCAG GGCACGAAGGTAGGGCTGGGATGGCGGCCCTGGTTCTGCGTCCCCCCCACTCTCTGGACCTTGAGCAGCTCTACAGCCACGTTTCGGAGAACCTGCCGCCTTACGCCTGGCCTCGATTCCTAAGGCTCCAG GAGTCTCTGGCCACCACAGAAACCTTCAAGCAGCAGAAGGTTCGGATGACAAAGGAGGGTTTTAACCCGAGCGCACTGTCTGACCCCCTCTACGTTCTGGACCGGGCTGGGGGTGCCTACCTGCCCCTCACACCTGCCCGGTACAGTGCCCTCCTGGCTGGGGACCTTCGCATCTGA